One window of Pseudomonas sp. FP198 genomic DNA carries:
- a CDS encoding TolC family outer membrane protein: MRVLTPLCSAVLLAMACSSQAQAMSLTEAIQSTIATHPELAQRVDSRLSANEDVKVARGGFFPSVDLNAGYGRGYSDNTNTRALGNHHTNILTYTQSELRLRQMIFDGFNTANEVERTKGVVNSRAYYAQGTAQDLALRTIEVYLEVLKRRELVTLAKNNLQAHLRVNDQIGLRTERGVGSTADSDQSNARRALAENNYDTAQVDLADAEANFYSVVGRMPDELEAPPSTKGEIPVDLREAQQSMVDNNPYLKSAQADIQSAESQYEVAKSPFYPRFDAEAAVGANNNLGGEEGHDNNWRLGVVMNYNLLRGGSDKARLASNAHQINQAMDIRNNALRQLNEDTRLAWNAMLNARKQTPTAREYADTTARVRAAYQDQFGLGQRTLLDLLDSENELYNANRRYTEVRYTEEYSMYRVLANMGLLLSKQRIVLPADAVAQTEVKNQARLPELK, from the coding sequence ATGCGCGTTCTTACCCCTCTCTGCAGCGCGGTTTTGCTGGCCATGGCCTGCTCTTCTCAAGCGCAGGCCATGTCCTTGACCGAAGCGATACAGAGCACCATCGCGACCCACCCGGAACTCGCACAGCGGGTGGACAGCCGTCTGTCGGCCAATGAAGACGTCAAGGTCGCCCGGGGCGGTTTTTTCCCGTCGGTGGATTTGAACGCCGGCTACGGTCGGGGCTACAGCGACAACACCAACACCCGGGCACTGGGCAACCATCACACCAATATCCTCACCTACACCCAGTCGGAGCTGCGCCTGCGCCAGATGATCTTTGACGGGTTCAACACCGCCAACGAAGTGGAACGCACCAAGGGTGTGGTCAACTCCCGCGCCTATTACGCCCAGGGCACCGCGCAGGACCTGGCCCTGCGGACCATCGAGGTCTACCTGGAAGTGCTCAAGCGTCGCGAGCTGGTAACCCTGGCCAAGAACAACCTGCAGGCGCACCTGCGCGTCAACGACCAGATCGGCCTGCGCACCGAGCGTGGGGTGGGCAGCACGGCCGACTCCGACCAGTCCAATGCCCGTCGGGCCCTGGCGGAAAACAACTACGACACCGCCCAGGTCGACCTGGCCGATGCCGAGGCGAACTTCTACAGCGTGGTCGGGCGCATGCCCGATGAGCTGGAAGCCCCGCCGTCGACCAAGGGCGAAATCCCGGTCGACCTGCGCGAAGCCCAGCAGAGCATGGTGGATAACAACCCGTACCTGAAATCGGCCCAGGCCGACATCCAATCCGCCGAAAGCCAGTATGAAGTGGCGAAATCACCGTTCTACCCGCGCTTCGATGCGGAAGCGGCGGTGGGCGCCAACAACAACCTCGGCGGCGAAGAGGGCCACGACAACAACTGGCGGCTGGGCGTGGTGATGAACTACAACCTGTTGCGCGGCGGCAGCGACAAGGCCCGACTGGCCTCCAACGCTCACCAGATCAACCAGGCCATGGACATCCGCAACAACGCCCTGCGCCAACTCAACGAAGACACGCGCCTGGCCTGGAACGCGATGCTCAACGCCCGCAAACAGACCCCGACGGCCCGTGAGTACGCCGACACCACCGCCCGCGTGCGTGCCGCTTATCAAGACCAGTTCGGCCTCGGCCAACGGACCCTACTCGACTTGCTCGACAGTGAAAACGAGCTGTACAACGCCAACCGTCGCTACACCGAGGTGCGCTACACCGAGGAATACTCGATGTACCGCGTGCTGGCGAATATGGGCCTGTTGTTGAGCAAACAGCGGATCGTGCTGCCGGCCGACGCCGTCGCCCAGACCGAAGTCAAGAACCAGGCACGGCTGCCGGAACTGAAGTAG